The following are from one region of the Sandaracinus amylolyticus genome:
- a CDS encoding type 1 glutamine amidotransferase domain-containing protein, with amino-acid sequence MATHDLSGKKVAILATDGFERSELHEPKKALEEAGAKVRVIAPHEGAIRAMEHHDWADDIAVDATTGETIVDDFDALVLPGGVMNPDKLRMDPDAVRLVREAHAMGKPIAAICHGPWTLIEADIVDGRRVTSYPSLRTDLMNAGAKWVDEQVVVDRGLVTSRRPDDLAAFCAKVIEEIAEGMHGRAKEAPREQPRA; translated from the coding sequence ATGGCCACGCACGATCTGAGCGGGAAGAAGGTCGCGATCCTCGCGACCGACGGCTTCGAGCGATCCGAGCTGCACGAGCCCAAGAAGGCGCTCGAGGAGGCGGGCGCGAAGGTGCGCGTGATCGCGCCGCACGAGGGCGCGATCCGCGCGATGGAGCATCACGACTGGGCGGACGACATCGCGGTCGACGCGACGACCGGCGAGACCATCGTCGACGACTTCGACGCGCTGGTGCTGCCGGGCGGCGTGATGAATCCGGACAAGCTGCGGATGGATCCCGACGCGGTGCGGCTGGTGCGCGAGGCACACGCGATGGGCAAGCCGATCGCGGCGATCTGCCACGGGCCGTGGACGCTGATCGAGGCGGACATCGTCGACGGCCGTCGCGTCACGTCGTACCCGAGCCTGCGCACCGACCTGATGAACGCGGGCGCGAAGTGGGTCGACGAGCAGGTCGTGGTCGATCGCGGTCTCGTCACGAGCCGCCGGCCCGACGATCTCGCCGCGTTCTGCGCGAAGGTGATCGAGGAGATCGCCGAGGGCATGCACGGCCGCGCGAAGGAGGCGCCCCGCGAGCAGCCGCGCGCGTGA
- a CDS encoding DUF4336 domain-containing protein, translated as MTSTSPLLVPFAEGIWTARTPHPFLGLQLGTRMTVVRLRDGGLLVHSPIALSPALRAEIEQLGSVEHIVAPNLYHHVFAGELQKAWPDAILHAPARLASKRPDLRIDAPLGSAPHADWAGTLEPLVMRGSMLQETVFVHPSTRTLVSCDLVEQFSSTEHLPSRIYFQTMGIWKKPGLAYVLRLVYRDRRAARHSFDELLERDFDRIVLSHGDLIEANGREILRDAYRWLE; from the coding sequence ATGACATCCACGAGCCCTCTCCTCGTCCCGTTCGCCGAAGGCATCTGGACCGCGCGCACGCCGCACCCGTTCCTCGGCCTCCAGCTCGGCACGCGCATGACCGTCGTGCGGCTGCGCGACGGCGGTCTGCTGGTGCACTCGCCGATCGCGCTCTCGCCCGCGCTGCGCGCCGAGATCGAGCAGCTCGGCAGCGTCGAGCACATCGTCGCGCCGAACCTCTACCACCACGTGTTCGCGGGCGAGCTCCAGAAGGCGTGGCCCGACGCGATCCTGCACGCGCCCGCGCGGCTCGCGAGCAAGCGCCCCGACCTGCGGATCGACGCGCCGCTCGGATCGGCGCCCCACGCCGACTGGGCGGGCACGCTGGAGCCGCTCGTGATGCGCGGCTCGATGCTCCAGGAGACCGTGTTCGTGCACCCGAGCACGCGCACGCTCGTGAGCTGCGATCTCGTCGAGCAGTTCTCGTCCACCGAGCACCTGCCCTCGCGCATCTACTTCCAGACGATGGGCATCTGGAAGAAGCCCGGGCTCGCGTACGTGCTGCGCCTCGTCTATCGCGATCGACGCGCCGCGCGGCACAGCTTCGACGAGCTGCTCGAGCGCGACTTCGATCGCATCGTGCTCTCGCACGGGGATCTGATCGAGGCGAACGGCCGCGAGATCCTGCGCGACGCATATCGCTGGCTGGAATAG
- a CDS encoding serine/threonine-protein kinase, whose product MASTRFGLGPEAEDDQESTVMVEVLASGSFFADRFRVGPPLGVGAMGRVVQAHDLVSGHDVALKVLHRERARDAETIERFRREAAILESIGHPAIVRVLAMGEAFGVPWLALELVRGETLKERLRRGPMHPHEVVPVLNTLCDALAAAHMRGVVHRDLKPDNVLLVTGGYPPCKIVDFGLSSFTAAKTLTQTGSILGTPRYMAPEQIKSARDSDPRVDVFAVGVLIYEMLTGVSPYPAEDMGQLLGCVLEGRVVPLAHRRPDLPPAVGAVIERAMARDRAQRFQTAGAVAEAYANAIGVRSGRSQLDMPAPELATPAPHHREGAAPLVDPFGASQPIAARPESDRPAALAADVREGELSSHPLLATIAPRRESAIPATRMHLEEVAPPPAARASAPGVPAEFTRPSRPTPAPAPVAARPAPASRPKPARSRGGWLLFGVALVAVTIVATGAGLALRMWTSGTLRVPAAAITTP is encoded by the coding sequence ATGGCCAGCACACGGTTCGGTCTCGGCCCAGAAGCCGAGGACGACCAGGAATCGACGGTGATGGTGGAGGTGCTCGCCTCGGGCTCCTTCTTCGCCGATCGATTCCGCGTTGGGCCACCTCTCGGCGTCGGCGCGATGGGGCGCGTGGTGCAGGCGCACGACCTCGTGTCGGGCCACGACGTCGCGTTGAAGGTGCTGCACCGCGAGCGAGCGCGCGACGCCGAGACGATCGAGCGCTTCCGTCGCGAGGCCGCGATCCTCGAGTCGATCGGACACCCCGCGATCGTGCGCGTGCTCGCGATGGGCGAGGCGTTCGGTGTGCCGTGGCTCGCGCTCGAGCTCGTGCGCGGCGAGACGCTCAAGGAGCGCCTGCGTCGCGGCCCGATGCACCCGCACGAGGTCGTGCCGGTGCTCAACACGCTCTGCGACGCGCTCGCGGCGGCGCACATGCGCGGCGTGGTGCATCGCGATCTGAAGCCCGACAACGTGCTGCTCGTCACGGGTGGGTACCCGCCCTGCAAGATCGTCGACTTCGGTCTGTCGAGCTTCACCGCCGCGAAGACGCTCACGCAGACCGGATCGATCCTCGGCACGCCGCGCTACATGGCGCCCGAGCAGATCAAGTCGGCGCGCGACAGCGATCCGCGCGTCGACGTGTTCGCGGTCGGCGTGTTGATCTACGAGATGCTCACCGGCGTCTCGCCGTACCCCGCGGAAGACATGGGTCAGCTGCTCGGGTGCGTGCTCGAGGGACGCGTGGTGCCGCTCGCGCATCGACGGCCCGATCTGCCGCCCGCGGTGGGCGCGGTGATCGAGCGCGCGATGGCGCGCGATCGTGCGCAGCGCTTCCAGACCGCGGGCGCGGTCGCCGAGGCGTACGCGAACGCGATCGGCGTGCGCTCCGGTCGATCGCAGCTCGACATGCCGGCGCCCGAGCTCGCGACGCCCGCGCCCCATCACCGCGAGGGCGCGGCGCCGCTCGTCGATCCGTTCGGCGCGTCGCAGCCGATCGCGGCGCGCCCCGAGTCGGATCGACCGGCCGCGCTCGCAGCCGACGTGCGCGAGGGCGAGCTCTCGAGCCACCCGCTGCTCGCGACGATCGCGCCGCGTCGCGAGAGCGCGATCCCCGCGACGCGGATGCACCTCGAGGAGGTCGCGCCTCCACCGGCCGCTCGCGCGTCCGCGCCCGGCGTGCCCGCCGAGTTCACGCGACCGAGCCGTCCGACTCCGGCGCCCGCTCCGGTCGCGGCGCGCCCTGCGCCGGCCTCGCGTCCCAAGCCGGCGCGCTCGCGCGGTGGGTGGCTCCTCTTCGGCGTCGCATTGGTCGCGGTCACGATCGTCGCGACCGGCGCAGGGCTCGCGCTCCGGATGTGGACCAGCGGTACCCTGCGCGTGCCCGCGGCCGCGATCACCACGCCGTGA
- a CDS encoding sensor histidine kinase, which produces MEEPTTETTSEASRRLDEARLRLVHLDAEGASSLAAKLARIARIAARCLTVERVSIWMFAGEHEGGLRALEIFDARPPERDIRWIPAQRLGAYAHMLRDRRVITAQRVADDEATHDLVEGYFAPLEITATLESPIYRDGVVVGVVCHEHRGPPRGWSAEEADFAVSVAEVVALELATADLREAHEALRRQEVAMHDAMRDEAIARLARGVAHDVNNLLAVVVSAAALLRRNARSDAPPAEAEVIEEAANSAARLVRDLLEVGRAASTDRGDCGLDEGLHDAVPSLRAIASERRLAIIPDAPGWIVPLSMVRLEQVLLNLVANARDATRIGGHVEVRTLVLAPGRVAIEVEDDGTGIAPEAMPHVFEPYFTTKSEGRGLGLPTVLAIVRGARGTIEVAPAPGGRGTIARVELPAKAPQR; this is translated from the coding sequence GTGGAGGAGCCCACGACCGAGACGACCAGCGAAGCCTCGCGGCGTCTCGACGAGGCACGGCTGCGGCTCGTGCACCTCGACGCCGAGGGCGCGAGCTCGCTCGCCGCGAAGCTCGCGCGCATCGCGCGGATCGCGGCGAGATGCCTCACCGTCGAGCGGGTCAGCATCTGGATGTTCGCGGGCGAGCACGAAGGTGGGCTCCGCGCGCTCGAGATCTTCGATGCGCGCCCGCCCGAGCGCGACATCCGCTGGATCCCGGCGCAGCGCCTGGGCGCGTACGCGCACATGTTGCGGGATCGGCGGGTGATCACCGCGCAGCGCGTGGCCGACGACGAGGCGACGCACGATCTCGTCGAGGGCTACTTCGCGCCGCTCGAGATCACGGCGACGCTCGAGTCGCCCATCTATCGCGACGGCGTCGTGGTCGGCGTGGTCTGTCACGAGCATCGCGGGCCTCCGCGCGGGTGGAGCGCAGAGGAAGCGGACTTCGCGGTGTCGGTCGCGGAGGTGGTCGCGCTCGAGCTCGCGACCGCGGATCTGCGCGAGGCGCACGAGGCGCTGCGGCGACAGGAGGTCGCGATGCACGACGCGATGCGCGACGAGGCGATCGCACGGCTCGCGCGCGGCGTCGCGCACGACGTGAACAACCTGCTCGCGGTGGTGGTCTCGGCGGCGGCGCTGCTGCGCCGCAACGCGCGCTCCGACGCACCGCCGGCCGAGGCCGAGGTGATCGAGGAGGCCGCGAACAGCGCGGCGCGTCTGGTGCGCGACCTGCTCGAGGTCGGTCGTGCCGCGTCCACCGATCGCGGCGACTGCGGGCTCGACGAAGGGCTCCACGACGCAGTGCCCTCGCTGCGCGCGATCGCGAGCGAGAGGCGGCTCGCGATCATCCCCGATGCGCCGGGCTGGATCGTGCCGCTCTCGATGGTGCGGCTCGAGCAGGTGCTGCTGAACCTCGTCGCCAACGCGCGCGACGCGACGCGCATCGGTGGGCACGTCGAGGTGCGCACGCTGGTGCTCGCGCCGGGACGGGTCGCGATCGAGGTGGAGGACGACGGCACGGGCATCGCTCCCGAGGCGATGCCGCACGTGTTCGAGCCCTACTTCACGACGAAGAGCGAAGGACGCGGGCTCGGCCTGCCGACGGTGCTCGCGATCGTGCGCGGCGCGCGCGGCACGATCGAGGTCGCGCCCGCGCCCGGCGGGCGCGGCACCATCGCGCGCGTCGAGCTGCCGGCGAAAGCTCCGCAGCGCTGA
- a CDS encoding glycogen/starch/alpha-glucan phosphorylase codes for MKIREPIPGAPLPVDQPSIKQSIVHHLAHTRMRDQYRASASDVFHAVARAVRDRIADRWLGSTKAQWDDGKKRVYYLSMEYLPGRLLRDAVLNLGIESEVRGALTELGLSYDDVLETEADPGLGNGGLGRLASCFLDSMATLGIAGTGYGIRYDYGMFRQAIVGGAQVEEPDTWLLHGTPWEVSRTETTYTVRYEGRVEPRVDPTGRTFYAWVDTHDVIAEAHDIPVPGYRNGVVNTLRLWSPRPVQEFDLALFNAGDHFGSVHKRNVAENISRVLYPNDSGPPGKELRLRQEYFFVSASLQDAVTRHLARWGSLDDLPEKCVFQLNDTHPALAVAEMMRLLMDEHLFTWERAWSITKRAFAYTNHTLMPEALETWPVHMLDRLLPRQLDIIREIDRRLGIEIAQGHDEQAQARMAIIERGPQPNVRMANLSIVGSFSVNGVSALHTQLLRERMFPELDKFFPGKFKNETNGVTPRRWIQQCNPELAKLITEVVGSDAWVTDLEKLRELEKHAGDSAFLERFRAIKRDNKVKLAAFLEKEHGFRCDPSSIFDIQIKRIHEYKRQLLNVLHVIHRYQRIKAGEKPEAPRTVIFGGKAASAYDMAKRIIHLINNVAKTINEDPEAREHLRVFFVPNYRVSYAERLIPAADLSEQISTAGWEASGTGNMKFAMNGAVTIGTLDGANIEIADAVGEDNVLIFGMTAEQVIQRVRAGYQPWQLYESDQRLRAVIDGISHGAFSRDEPGRFRPVAQSLLDNDRFLLLGDFASYVETQQRAEQIFRDVPRWTRMSLLNVARMGRFSSDNTIRGYAKDIWGVL; via the coding sequence ATGAAGATCCGCGAGCCGATCCCGGGAGCACCGCTCCCCGTCGACCAGCCCTCGATCAAGCAGTCGATCGTCCATCACCTCGCGCACACGCGCATGCGCGACCAGTACCGCGCGAGCGCGTCCGACGTCTTCCACGCGGTCGCACGCGCGGTGCGCGATCGCATCGCGGACCGCTGGCTCGGCAGCACGAAGGCCCAGTGGGACGACGGCAAGAAGCGCGTCTACTACCTGTCGATGGAGTACCTGCCGGGGCGCCTCCTGCGCGACGCAGTGCTCAACCTCGGCATCGAGAGCGAAGTGCGGGGCGCGCTCACGGAGCTCGGCCTCTCGTACGACGACGTGCTCGAGACCGAAGCGGATCCCGGGCTCGGCAACGGCGGTCTCGGGCGCCTCGCGTCGTGCTTCCTCGACTCGATGGCGACGCTCGGCATCGCGGGGACGGGCTACGGCATCCGCTACGACTACGGCATGTTCCGCCAGGCGATCGTCGGCGGAGCGCAGGTCGAGGAGCCCGACACCTGGCTCCTGCACGGCACGCCGTGGGAGGTCTCGCGCACCGAGACGACGTACACGGTCCGCTACGAGGGCCGCGTCGAGCCGCGCGTCGATCCGACCGGCCGCACGTTCTACGCGTGGGTCGACACCCACGACGTGATCGCCGAGGCGCACGACATCCCGGTGCCCGGTTATCGAAACGGCGTGGTCAATACGCTCCGTCTATGGTCGCCCCGCCCGGTGCAGGAGTTCGATCTCGCGCTCTTCAACGCGGGCGATCACTTCGGCTCGGTGCACAAGCGCAACGTCGCCGAGAACATCTCGCGCGTGCTCTATCCGAACGACTCGGGCCCGCCGGGCAAGGAGCTGCGCCTCCGCCAGGAGTACTTCTTCGTGAGCGCGTCGCTGCAGGACGCGGTCACGCGCCACCTCGCGCGCTGGGGCTCGCTCGACGATCTGCCCGAGAAGTGCGTGTTCCAGCTGAACGACACGCACCCCGCGCTCGCGGTCGCCGAGATGATGCGGCTGCTCATGGACGAGCACCTCTTCACGTGGGAGCGCGCGTGGTCGATCACGAAGCGCGCGTTCGCGTACACGAACCACACGCTGATGCCCGAGGCGCTCGAGACGTGGCCGGTCCACATGCTCGATCGGCTGCTTCCGCGTCAGCTCGACATCATCCGCGAGATCGATCGCCGCCTCGGGATCGAGATCGCGCAGGGGCACGACGAGCAGGCCCAGGCGCGCATGGCGATCATCGAGCGCGGCCCGCAGCCCAACGTGCGCATGGCGAACCTGTCGATCGTCGGCAGCTTCAGCGTCAACGGCGTGAGCGCGCTCCACACGCAGCTGCTGCGCGAGCGCATGTTCCCCGAGCTCGACAAGTTCTTCCCCGGCAAGTTCAAGAACGAGACGAACGGCGTCACGCCGCGCCGGTGGATCCAGCAGTGCAACCCCGAGCTCGCGAAGCTGATCACCGAGGTGGTCGGCAGCGACGCGTGGGTGACGGATCTCGAGAAGCTGCGCGAGCTCGAGAAGCACGCGGGTGACTCCGCGTTCCTCGAGCGCTTCCGCGCGATCAAGCGCGACAACAAGGTGAAGCTCGCTGCGTTCCTCGAGAAGGAGCACGGCTTCCGCTGCGATCCGAGCTCGATCTTCGACATCCAGATCAAGCGCATCCACGAGTACAAGCGGCAGCTCCTCAACGTGCTGCACGTCATCCACCGCTACCAGCGCATCAAGGCGGGCGAGAAGCCCGAGGCACCGCGCACGGTGATCTTCGGTGGCAAGGCCGCGAGCGCCTACGACATGGCGAAGCGGATCATCCACCTGATCAACAACGTCGCGAAGACGATCAACGAGGACCCCGAGGCGCGCGAGCACCTGCGCGTGTTCTTCGTTCCGAACTACCGCGTGTCGTACGCGGAGCGGCTCATCCCCGCGGCCGATCTGAGCGAGCAGATCTCGACGGCGGGATGGGAGGCGTCGGGCACCGGCAACATGAAGTTCGCGATGAACGGCGCGGTCACGATCGGCACGCTCGACGGCGCGAACATCGAGATCGCCGACGCGGTCGGCGAGGACAACGTGCTGATCTTCGGCATGACCGCGGAGCAGGTGATCCAGCGCGTCCGCGCGGGCTACCAGCCGTGGCAGCTCTACGAGAGCGATCAGCGCCTGCGCGCGGTGATCGACGGGATCTCTCACGGTGCGTTCTCGCGCGACGAGCCCGGCCGCTTCCGCCCGGTCGCGCAGTCGCTGCTCGACAACGATCGCTTCCTGCTGCTCGGCGACTTCGCGTCGTACGTCGAGACCCAGCAGCGCGCGGAGCAGATCTTCCGCGACGTGCCGCGCTGGACCCGCATGTCGCTGCTCAACGTGGCGCGCATGGGTCGCTTCTCGAGCGACAACACGATCCGCGGGTACGCGAAGGACATCTGGGGCGTGCTCTGA
- a CDS encoding DUF4386 domain-containing protein yields the protein MTADARSLRIAGLLYLIPTFCGPFSMMFVPSAIVVAGDAEATARNVVASEALLRAGLLGHVAIVLSEVVLTAVLFSLFRRVSPTVALTATFARLAMSVVQAVNLFPLLAALQRPDDALALFELHAAGVHVWEPLFALHCLALGALVMRAGWAPRVLGALLMIASFGYALNGLGHLVAPSGAPIYEIVVGVAALVGEVPFVLWLVFARPRSGAPRNT from the coding sequence GTGACCGCCGACGCCCGATCGCTCCGGATCGCCGGGCTGCTCTATCTGATCCCGACGTTCTGCGGGCCCTTCAGCATGATGTTCGTGCCCTCCGCGATCGTCGTCGCGGGCGACGCCGAGGCCACCGCGCGGAACGTCGTCGCGTCCGAGGCGCTCCTGCGCGCGGGCCTGCTCGGGCACGTCGCGATCGTGCTCTCCGAGGTCGTGCTCACCGCGGTGCTCTTCTCGCTCTTCCGGCGCGTGAGCCCGACCGTCGCGCTCACCGCGACGTTCGCGCGCCTCGCGATGAGCGTGGTGCAGGCGGTCAATCTCTTCCCGCTCCTCGCGGCCCTGCAGCGACCCGACGACGCGCTCGCGCTCTTCGAGCTGCACGCAGCGGGCGTGCACGTGTGGGAGCCGCTCTTCGCGCTCCACTGCCTCGCGCTCGGCGCGCTCGTGATGCGCGCGGGCTGGGCGCCCCGGGTGCTCGGCGCGCTCTTGATGATCGCGTCGTTCGGATACGCGCTGAACGGCCTCGGTCACCTCGTCGCGCCGAGCGGCGCGCCGATCTACGAGATCGTCGTCGGAGTCGCCGCGCTCGTCGGTGAGGTGCCCTTCGTGCTGTGGCTCGTGTTCGCCCGACCGCGATCCGGGGCCCCCCGAAACACCTGA
- a CDS encoding FAD-dependent oxidoreductase, producing the protein MAHTIAIIGSGPAGFYAAEGIVKARPDAQVDIFDRLPTPYGLVRSGVAPDHQGTKNVWRVFQRTAQRPQVRFLGNVEMGRDVSLHELRDAYDAVVLAIGAPIDRELGVPGEHQRGVIGSHPFTSWYNGHPDWSGFDPDLDSSHIAIIGNGNVAVDVARVLGRTPPEMVKTDLPAYASERIARAPLTDIYMIGRRGPGEASFTPVELRELGDLANTVAVVDGSQLPASIAAKDPKDQKLKDKILEILRGYSQNDPQSKPVRLHIMFYAAPHEVLGDGDKVTGLRLMKTKVENGRAVSTGETIDLPVGVIVKAIGYYCRPIEGLPMPECSTCYPNTDGHVGENLWAVGWAKRGPSGVIATNRGDSLEVVDRMLKTLPEGSAKTGGRETIDGLLKQRGVHVVTFSDWEKIEKHEHETAQEGAPRVKLTEWEHLLDKARGT; encoded by the coding sequence ATGGCTCACACGATCGCGATCATCGGGAGCGGACCGGCCGGTTTCTATGCGGCCGAGGGCATCGTGAAGGCGCGTCCGGACGCGCAGGTCGACATCTTCGATCGACTGCCGACTCCGTACGGCCTCGTGCGCAGCGGCGTCGCGCCCGATCACCAGGGCACGAAGAACGTGTGGCGCGTCTTCCAGCGCACCGCGCAGCGCCCGCAGGTGCGCTTCCTCGGCAACGTCGAGATGGGGCGCGACGTGTCGCTCCACGAGCTGCGCGACGCATACGACGCGGTGGTCCTCGCGATCGGCGCGCCGATCGATCGCGAGCTCGGCGTGCCCGGCGAGCACCAGCGCGGCGTGATCGGATCGCACCCGTTCACGAGCTGGTACAACGGGCACCCCGACTGGAGCGGGTTCGATCCCGATCTCGACAGCTCGCACATCGCGATCATCGGGAACGGCAACGTCGCGGTCGACGTCGCGCGCGTGCTCGGTCGCACGCCGCCCGAGATGGTGAAGACCGATCTGCCGGCGTACGCGAGCGAGCGCATCGCGCGCGCGCCGCTCACCGACATCTACATGATCGGCCGGCGCGGCCCCGGCGAAGCGAGCTTCACGCCGGTCGAGCTGCGCGAGCTCGGCGATCTCGCGAACACGGTCGCGGTGGTCGACGGATCGCAGCTGCCCGCGAGCATCGCGGCGAAGGATCCGAAGGACCAGAAGCTCAAGGACAAGATCCTCGAGATCCTGCGCGGCTACTCGCAGAACGATCCGCAGAGCAAGCCGGTGCGCTTGCACATCATGTTCTACGCAGCGCCGCACGAGGTGCTGGGCGACGGCGACAAGGTCACGGGCCTGCGTCTGATGAAGACGAAGGTCGAGAACGGTCGCGCGGTGTCGACGGGCGAGACGATCGATCTGCCGGTCGGCGTGATCGTGAAGGCGATCGGGTACTACTGCCGTCCGATCGAGGGCCTGCCGATGCCCGAGTGCTCGACGTGTTATCCGAACACCGACGGGCACGTGGGCGAGAACCTGTGGGCGGTCGGCTGGGCGAAGCGCGGGCCGAGCGGCGTCATCGCGACGAACCGCGGCGACAGCCTCGAGGTCGTCGATCGGATGCTGAAGACGCTGCCCGAGGGAAGCGCGAAGACCGGTGGGCGCGAGACGATCGACGGTCTGCTGAAGCAGCGCGGCGTGCACGTCGTGACCTTCTCGGACTGGGAGAAGATCGAGAAGCACGAGCACGAGACGGCGCAGGAAGGCGCGCCGCGCGTGAAGCTGACGGAGTGGGAGCACCTGCTCGACAAGGCCCGCGGTACGTGA
- a CDS encoding FHA domain-containing protein: MMSTAQSAAQGSAPRVDAPQGRVTVLRGWSTTYVWEIPPGAGRTEVGVGSGPVGWRIEANGVAPRHLDLVWDGEAIWVVPYAPVLVDSTPIASAVRLEGRHVVELGWAAIELATTARAARRFDPKRTILGGPAMDVPALDDGRPTIPAGALGADAMGRPSIAPALPAAPSMPALPAVASEVVPAPLAVHAPAMGHAMISPVNGFADVTVVSRAVSQATVMSLEAPPGPLPAAMRPHLGQAPIASEPAAAPVVAAPSVSPPGAEDAAFSEPPKRRGVPPRTLALALAFVALSAVAIGVNHMRQARARAMAREQAELVATTVAEAETEVQAQTETVDSDAPETDSDAPETDSDAAATAVVAPDSVAPVVDAEGRTALSRAIDLVAAGRWGDAAREYEALATEHPENGEYRVIARMLRRRLEAACAASGGGASCAQP; encoded by the coding sequence ATGATGTCCACTGCACAGAGCGCAGCGCAGGGCAGCGCGCCGCGCGTCGACGCACCGCAGGGTCGCGTCACCGTGCTGCGCGGTTGGTCGACGACGTACGTCTGGGAGATCCCGCCCGGTGCGGGACGCACCGAGGTCGGCGTCGGCAGCGGTCCGGTGGGGTGGCGCATCGAAGCGAACGGCGTCGCGCCGCGGCACCTCGATCTCGTGTGGGACGGAGAGGCGATCTGGGTCGTCCCGTACGCGCCGGTGCTGGTCGACAGCACGCCGATCGCGAGCGCGGTGCGGCTCGAGGGCCGTCACGTCGTGGAGCTCGGATGGGCCGCGATCGAGCTCGCGACCACCGCGCGCGCGGCGCGACGCTTCGACCCGAAGCGCACGATCCTCGGTGGGCCCGCGATGGACGTGCCCGCGCTCGACGACGGTCGACCGACGATCCCGGCGGGCGCGCTGGGCGCCGACGCGATGGGCCGCCCGTCGATCGCGCCGGCGCTCCCCGCGGCGCCCTCGATGCCTGCGCTCCCCGCGGTCGCGAGCGAGGTCGTGCCCGCGCCGCTGGCGGTCCACGCGCCCGCGATGGGCCACGCGATGATCTCGCCGGTGAACGGCTTCGCCGACGTCACGGTGGTGAGCCGCGCGGTGTCGCAGGCGACCGTGATGTCGCTCGAAGCACCTCCCGGCCCGCTGCCCGCCGCGATGCGCCCGCACCTCGGACAGGCGCCGATCGCGAGCGAGCCCGCGGCCGCGCCGGTCGTGGCGGCGCCCTCGGTGAGCCCGCCTGGCGCCGAGGACGCGGCGTTCTCGGAGCCGCCGAAGCGTCGCGGGGTCCCGCCGCGGACGCTCGCGCTCGCGCTCGCGTTCGTGGCGCTCTCGGCCGTCGCGATCGGCGTCAATCACATGCGGCAGGCCCGCGCCCGCGCGATGGCGCGCGAGCAGGCGGAGCTCGTGGCGACGACGGTCGCCGAGGCCGAGACCGAGGTGCAGGCCCAGACCGAGACCGTGGACTCCGATGCTCCGGAGACGGACTCCGATGCTCCGGAGACGGACTCCGATGCTGCGGCGACTGCCGTGGTCGCTCCCGATTCGGTCGCTCCGGTCGTCGATGCCGAAGGTCGCACCGCGCTCTCTCGCGCGATCGATCTGGTGGCCGCGGGCCGATGGGGGGACGCGGCGCGCGAGTACGAAGCTCTCGCGACCGAGCATCCCGAGAACGGCGAGTACCGCGTGATCGCGCGGATGCTCCGGCGTCGTCTCGAAGCGGCGTGCGCCGCGAGCGGAGGAGGTGCGTCGTGCGCGCAGCCGTGA
- a CDS encoding type II secretion system F family protein, translating into MSEIAAAPWLPWAALAMLGVGLFGATLVVSFVPAVASPSLGPRGAQRQRAKSGGPFGALEPMVRVVAGWIALLPPAEWRGRVEADLLRSGYWLGLTADEVAAMSALYAVGLGVAGTWLTVRFGWSPLVPVLFVTIGAAHPFSQLRDATARRQKEIERRLPEAVDLLSLCMGAGLDFPSSLRRLILDGLPKGTPTADELGRILDELELGHTRAKALTGFADRVPTRPVRDFVGAIVQAEEKGTPLAEILKIQARVLRMRRSVLAEEAAARAAMQLMIPLVLIFVAIMLLVLGPVAITVMEIGNV; encoded by the coding sequence ATGTCGGAGATTGCTGCAGCTCCCTGGCTTCCCTGGGCCGCGCTCGCGATGCTCGGAGTCGGGCTCTTCGGCGCGACGCTCGTCGTCTCGTTCGTGCCCGCGGTCGCGAGCCCCTCGCTCGGTCCGCGCGGCGCGCAGCGACAGCGTGCGAAGAGCGGAGGTCCGTTCGGCGCGCTCGAGCCGATGGTGCGCGTGGTCGCGGGGTGGATCGCGCTCCTGCCGCCCGCAGAGTGGCGCGGTCGGGTGGAGGCCGATCTCCTGCGCTCCGGCTACTGGCTCGGTCTGACGGCCGACGAGGTCGCCGCGATGTCGGCGCTCTACGCGGTCGGGCTCGGGGTCGCGGGCACCTGGCTCACGGTGCGCTTCGGTTGGTCGCCGCTCGTGCCGGTGCTCTTCGTCACGATCGGCGCGGCGCACCCGTTCTCGCAGCTGCGCGACGCGACGGCGCGACGGCAGAAGGAGATCGAGCGCCGACTTCCCGAGGCGGTCGATCTGCTGAGCCTCTGCATGGGCGCCGGCCTCGACTTCCCGTCGTCGCTGCGACGCTTGATCCTCGACGGACTGCCGAAGGGCACGCCCACCGCGGACGAGCTCGGGCGCATCCTCGACGAGCTCGAGCTCGGTCACACCCGCGCGAAGGCGCTCACCGGCTTCGCCGATCGTGTGCCCACGCGCCCGGTGCGCGACTTCGTCGGCGCGATCGTGCAGGCCGAAGAGAAGGGCACGCCGCTCGCGGAGATCCTCAAGATCCAGGCGCGCGTGCTGCGGATGCGCCGCAGCGTGCTCGCGGAGGAAGCGGCGGCACGCGCTGCGATGCAGCTGATGATCCCGCTCGTCCTGATCTTCGTCGCGATCATGCTGCTCGTGCTCGGGCCGGTCGCGATCACCGTGATGGAGATCGGCAATGTCTAA